One part of the Arabidopsis thaliana chromosome 1 sequence genome encodes these proteins:
- the BGLU35 gene encoding beta glucosidase 35 (beta glucosidase 35 (BGLU35); FUNCTIONS IN: thioglucosidase activity, beta-glucosidase activity, hydrolase activity, hydrolyzing O-glycosyl compounds; INVOLVED IN: response to salt stress; LOCATED IN: endomembrane system; EXPRESSED IN: root; CONTAINS InterPro DOMAIN/s: Glycoside hydrolase, family 1 (InterPro:IPR001360), Glycoside hydrolase, family 1, active site (InterPro:IPR018120), Glycoside hydrolase, catalytic core (InterPro:IPR017853), Glycoside hydrolase, subgroup, catalytic core (InterPro:IPR013781); BEST Arabidopsis thaliana protein match is: beta glucosidase 34 (TAIR:AT1G47600.1); Has 11150 Blast hits to 10820 proteins in 1459 species: Archae - 142; Bacteria - 7670; Metazoa - 713; Fungi - 195; Plants - 1442; Viruses - 0; Other Eukaryotes - 988 (source: NCBI BLink).), translating to MAIPKAHYSLAVLVLLFVVVSSSQKVCNPECKAKEPFHCDNTHAFNRSGFPKNFTFGAATSAYQIEGAAHRALNGWDYFTHRYPEKVPDRSSADLACDSYDLYKDDVKLLKRMNVQAYRLSIAWSRVLPKGRLTGGVDENGITYYNNLINELKANGIEPYVTIFHWDVPQTLEDEYGGFLSTRIVEDYTNYAELLFQRFGDRVKFWITLNQPLSLALKGYGNGSYPPGRCTGCELGGDSGVEPYTVAHNQLLAHAKTVSLYRKRYQKFQGGKIGTTLIGRWFVPLNEFSELDKAAAKRAFDFFVGWFLDPLVYGKYPTIMREMVGDRLPEFTPEESALVKGSLDFLGLNYYVSQYATDAPPPTQPNAITDARVTLGFYRNGSPIGVVASSFVYYPPGFRQILNYIKDNYKNPLTYITENGVADLDLGNVTLATALADNGRIQNHCSHLSCLKCAMKDGCNVAGYFAWSLMDNYEFGNGYTLRFGMNWVNFTNPADRKEKASGKWFSKFLAK from the exons atGGCAATTCCAAAAGCTCACTACTCTTTAGCAGTTCTTGTCCTTCTCTTTGTCGTCGTTTCGAGTAGCCAAAAAGTCTGCAATCCAGAATGCAAGGCCAAAGAACCCTTCCACTGCGATAATACTCATGCATTCAACCGTAGTGGATTTCCCAAAAATTTCACTTTTGGTGCAGCTACTTCGGCTTATCAA ATTGAAGGTGCAGCACATAGAGCACTTAATGGATGGGACTATTTCACGCATAGATATCCAG AAAAAGTACCGGATCGTAGTTCAGCAGATCTTGCTTGTGATTCGTATGATCTTTATAAG GATGATGTCAAACTGCTAAAAAGAATGAATGTTCAAGCATACCGTCTCTCGATAGCATGGTCAAGGGTCTTACCAA AGGGAAGACTGACTGGGGGAGTGGACGAGAATGGGATAACATACTACAACAATCTCATTAACGAGTTGAAAGCAAATG GCATAGAACCATATGTTACTATATTTCATTGGGATGTTCCCCAGACTTTAGAAGACGAATATGGAGGCTTCTTAAGCACACGTATAGT GGAGGACTACACAAACTACGCTGAGCTTCTATTCCAAAGATTCGGAGACAGGGTCAAATTTTGGATCACTTTAAATCAGCCTCTCTCTCTTGCACTCAAAGGCTATGGAAATGGATCTTATCCACCAGGACGGTGCACCGGCTGTGAACTTGGAGGAGATTCTGGAGTTGAACCTTATACAGTTGCACATAACCAACTTCTAGCTCATGCAAAAACTGTCTCTTTATACAGAAAAAGATATCAG AAATTTCAAGGTGGTAAGATAGGAACAACCTTGATCGGGAGATGGTTCGTCCCGCTAAATGAATTTAGTGAACTCGACAAGGCTGCTGCAAAACGAGCATTCGACTTTTTTGTTGGATG GTTCTTGGATCCATTGGTGTACGGAAAATATCCAACAATAATGAGAGAGATGGTAGGAGATAGATTGCCAGAATTCACACCTGAGGAATCAGCTTTAGTTAAAGGATCACTTGATTTTCTAGGGTTGAACTATTACGTTTCACAATATGCAACTGACGCACCTCCTCCGACACAACCTAATGCAATAACGGATGCACGAGTTACTCTTGGAT tttacCGCAATGGAAGTCCTATTGGTGTTGTG gcTTCTAGCTTCGTCTACTATCCTCCAGGATTCCGTCAGATTCTAAACTACATCAAAGACAACTACAAAAATCCACTTACCTACATCACCGAAAACG GAGTTGCTGATCTTGATCTTGGAAACGTAACGCTTGCAACTGCTCTTGCCGATAATGGACGGATTCAAAACCATTGCAGCCATCTCTCTTGTCTCAAATGCGCCATGAA ggATGGATGCAACGTAGCAGGATATTTTGCATGGTCATTGATGGACAATTACGAATTCGGAAATGGTTACACCCTCCGGTTTGGTATGAATTGGGTCAACTTCACTAATCCTGCTGATCGTAAAGAGAAAGCTTCTGGAAAATGGTTCTCTAAGTTCCTCGCAAAATAA
- a CDS encoding disease resistance protein (CC-NBS-LRR class) family protein (Disease resistance protein (CC-NBS-LRR class) family; FUNCTIONS IN: ATP binding; INVOLVED IN: apoptosis, defense response; LOCATED IN: cellular_component unknown; CONTAINS InterPro DOMAIN/s: Leucine-rich repeat-containing protein (InterPro:IPR015766), NB-ARC (InterPro:IPR002182), Disease resistance protein (InterPro:IPR000767); BEST Arabidopsis thaliana protein match is: Disease resistance protein (CC-NBS-LRR class) family (TAIR:AT5G43730.1); Has 15938 Blast hits to 15091 proteins in 593 species: Archae - 10; Bacteria - 511; Metazoa - 1779; Fungi - 142; Plants - 13275; Viruses - 0; Other Eukaryotes - 221 (source: NCBI BLink).): MADWLLLIPWNKIFTAACGCFFSDRNYIHKMEANLDDLHTTMEELKNGRDDLLRRVSIEEDKGLQQLAQVKGWISRVEIVESRFKDLLEDKSTETGRLCLFGFCSENCISSYNYGEKVMKNLEEVKELLSKKHFEVVAHKIPVPKVEEKNIHTTVGLYAMVEMAWKSLMNDEIRTLCLHGMGGVGKTTLLACINNKFVELESEFDVVIWVVVSKDFQLEGIQDQILGRLRLDKEWERETENKKASLINNNLKRKKFVLLLDDLWSEVDLNKIGVPPPTRENGAKIVFTKRSKEVSKYMKADMQIKVSCLSPDEAWELFRITVDDVILSSHEDIPALARIVAAKCHGLPLALIVIGEAMACKETIQEWHHAINVLNSPAGHKFPGMEERILLVLKFSYDSLKNGEIKLCFLYCSLFPEDFEIEKEKLIEYWICEGYINPNRYEDGGTNQGYDIIGLLVRAHLLIECELTTKVKMHYVIREMALWINSDFGKQQETICVKSGAHVRMIPNDINWEIVRQVSLISTQIEKISCSSKCSNLSTLLLPYNKLVNISVGFFLFMPKLVVLDLSTNMSLIELPEEISNLCSLQYLNLSSTGIKSLPGGMKKLRKLIYLNLEFSYKLESLVGISATLPNLQVLKLFYSNVCVDDILMEELQHMDHLKILTVTIDDAMILERIQGIDRLASSIRGLCLTNMSAPRVVLSTTALGGLQQLAILSCNISEIKMDWKSKERREVSPMEIHPSTSTSSPGFKQLSSVNIMKLVGPRDLSWLLFAQNLKSLHVGFSPEIEEIINKEKGSSITKEIAFGKLESLVIYKLPELKEICWNYRTLPNSRYFDVKDCPKLPEDIANFPMHAEE, translated from the coding sequence agataaaggtTTGCAACAGCTTGCTCAAGTCAAAGGATGGATTTCAAGGGTAGAAATTGTTGAATCTAGATTCAAGGATCTGCTTGAGGATAAATCAACTGAAACTGGAAGATTgtgtttgtttggattttgttctGAGAATTGCATATCAAGCTACAATTATGGTGAAAAGGTAATGAAGAATCTGGAAGAAGTTAAAGAACTTCTAtctaaaaaacattttgaagtGGTGGCGCATAAGATTCCTGTACCTAAGGTAGAGGAGAAGAATATCCATACCACAGTTGGTTTGTATGCAATGGTTGAAATGGCATGGAAAAGCCTCATGAATGATGAAATAAGAACCTTGTGTCTTCATGGTATGGGGGGAGTAGGAAAAACCACACTCTTAGCttgcatcaacaacaaattCGTTGAACTGGAGAGTGAATTTGATGTTGTGATATGGGTTGTGGTATCTAAAGACTTTCAGCTTGAGGGTATTCAAGATCAGATTCTTGGTAGATTACGTCTCGACAAGGAATGggaaagagaaacagaaaataagaaaGCCTCACTCATAAACAATAAccttaagagaaaaaaatttgtgCTGTTGTTGGATGATCTCTGGAGCGAGGTAGATCTGAACAAGATAGGAGTTCCACCTCCAACTCGTGAAAATGGAGCGAAGATAGTTTTCACCAAACGTTCAAAGGAAGTTTCCAAGTACATGAAAGCTGACATGCAAATAAAAGTTTCTTGTTTGTCACCAGATGAAGCGTGGGAATTGTTTCGAATTACTGTTGATGATGTCATATTAAGCAGCCATGAAGATATTCCTGCACTCGCAAGAATAGTTGCTGCAAAATGTCATGGCTTGCCACTTGCACTCATTGTCATTGGGGAAGCCATGGCATGTAAAGAGACTATACAAGAATGGCATCATGCGATTAATGTTCTGAATTCGCCTGCAGGCCACAAGTTTCCAGGTATGGAAGAAAGAATTCTTCTCGTTTTGAAGTTCAGTTACGATAGCTTGAAGAATGGTGAAATCAAATTGTGTTTCCTATattgttctttgtttcctGAAGATTTTGAAATAGAGAAGGAGAAGTTGATAGAATACTGGATTTGCGAAGGATATATAAATCCGAACAGATATGAAGATGGAGGTACCAACCAAGGTTATGATATAATTGGCTTGTTAGTTCGTGCACATTTGTTGATTGAATGTGAACTCACCACCAAAGTTAAAATGCATTATGTGATACGTGAGATGGCTCTTTGGATAAATTCTGACTTTGGAAAACAGCAAGAAACAATCTGTGTGAAATCTGGTGCTCATGTACGTATGATACCGAATGACATCAATTGGGAGATTGTAAGACAAGTGTCTTTAATCAGTACTCAGATTGAGAAGATATCTTGTAGTTCCAAATGCTCCAACCTTTCAACCCTATTACTCCCGTATAACAAGTTGGTGAATATTTCAGTTGGATTCTTTCTGTTTATGCCAAAACTTGTGGTCTTGGATCTTTCTACAAACATGAGTCTTATTGAATTACCGGAGGAAATTTCTAACTTATGTTCTCTTCAATATCTTAATTTATCAAGCACAGGGATAAAATCGCTACCAGGTGGTATGAAGAAGTTGAGGAAACTAATCTACTTGAATCTGGAGTTCAGTTATAAACTTGAGAGTCTTGTTGGCATATCAGCAACCTTACCAAATCTGCAAGtgttgaaattattttattccaATGTTTGTGTTGATGACATATTAATGGAGGAACTACAACACATGGATCACTTGAAGATTTTAACGGTAACCATAGATGATGCCATGATTTTGGAAAGGATACAAGGTATTGACCGATTGGCGAGTAGTATTCGAGGTTTATGTCTAACAAATATGTCAGCACCTCGTGTAGTATTAAGTACGACAGCTCTGGGAGGTCTTCAACAACTTGCAATTCTGAGCTGCAACATATCTGAGATAAAGATGGAttggaaaagcaaagaaagaaggGAGGTTTCACCAATGGAGATTCATCCATCTACAAGTACAAGTTCTCCAGGCTTCAAGCAACTCTCCAGTGTTAATATAATGAAATTGGTAGGGCCAAGGGATTTGTCATGGCTGTTATTTGCTCAAAATCTAAAGAGTCTACATGTGGGCTTTTCACcagaaatagaagaaattataaataaggaGAAAGGATCGAGTATTACCAAAGAAATTGCCTTTGGAAAATTGGAATCacttgtaatatataaattgcCTGAACTCAAGGAAATTTGCTGGAATTATCGGACTCTTCCTAACAGTAGATATTTTGATGTCAAAGATTGTCCAAAGCTACCTGAAGATATTGCTAATTTTCCCATGCATGCAGAGGAATAA